In a genomic window of Ralstonia insidiosa:
- a CDS encoding branched-chain amino acid ABC transporter permease has translation MQGLAHGFARYRFWWLSLGVTLLLPLVLTSGTLATEVLVYAMAVMACNLLLGYTGLLSFGQGIFFGLGSYAVGVGLTQLSLPMPVAIGLAVVVGAVVAAAVGWFAIRQRGTYFVMLTLAFSQMFYFLAYTTPSLTGGDNGLLDIPRPAFTASPWAFYAFVAVLFLIVFFLVQRVTESVFGRTLLAIRDNEERALAVGYNVRAFKLLAFVISGAVTGLAGALHAMLTGIAPLANIDYHVSEMILVMTVIGGTGNVFASVLGAAFYVLLSDWLSSLWPRWLMLLGFLLIAVSLFMQRGLFGLGQKLWQRVRTPRNSPAVQEERA, from the coding sequence ATGCAAGGGTTAGCTCATGGATTCGCGCGCTACCGCTTCTGGTGGTTGTCGCTGGGTGTGACGCTGCTGCTGCCGCTGGTACTGACCTCCGGCACCTTGGCGACGGAAGTGCTGGTCTACGCGATGGCCGTGATGGCCTGCAACCTGCTGCTCGGCTATACGGGGTTGCTGTCGTTCGGGCAGGGCATCTTCTTCGGGCTGGGCAGCTATGCGGTGGGCGTGGGCCTGACGCAGTTGTCCTTGCCGATGCCGGTGGCGATCGGGCTGGCGGTGGTTGTGGGCGCAGTCGTTGCAGCGGCGGTGGGGTGGTTCGCCATCCGTCAGCGCGGCACGTACTTCGTCATGCTCACGCTGGCCTTCTCGCAGATGTTCTATTTCCTGGCCTACACCACGCCATCGCTCACAGGTGGGGACAACGGTTTGCTCGACATTCCGCGCCCCGCGTTCACGGCATCGCCGTGGGCGTTCTATGCATTCGTGGCGGTGCTATTCCTGATCGTGTTCTTCCTGGTGCAGCGCGTGACGGAATCGGTGTTCGGCCGCACGCTGCTGGCGATTCGTGACAACGAAGAGCGCGCACTCGCCGTCGGCTACAACGTGCGTGCGTTCAAGCTGCTCGCCTTCGTGATCTCGGGTGCGGTCACCGGCTTGGCTGGCGCGCTGCACGCCATGCTCACGGGCATCGCGCCGCTGGCCAACATCGATTACCACGTCAGCGAGATGATCCTGGTGATGACCGTGATTGGCGGCACCGGCAATGTGTTTGCCTCGGTGCTGGGCGCGGCGTTCTATGTGCTGCTGTCGGACTGGCTCTCCAGCCTGTGGCCGCGGTGGTTGATGCTGCTCGGCTTCCTGCTGATTGCAGTGAGCCTGTTCATGCAGCGGGGGCTGTTCGGGTTGGGGCAGAAACTGTGGCAACGCGTGCGTACGCCGCGCAATTCACCTGCTGTTCAGGAGGAACGCGCATGA
- a CDS encoding ABC transporter ATP-binding protein, producing the protein MSTTPILQATGIVKQYGKFTALGGVDLRVLPGTVHSVIGPNGAGKTTLFHMLTGTRMITSGTIVFDGHDVTREADYQRVQRGIARSFQVTSLFPSLSVRENLRLAALGTTPRRAMHGWRLPQGDLACTDTVDRVLDRLELPRLADTPAAALSHGQQRRLEVGMALAANPRAIFLDEPTSGMGVDDLPAMKALIRGLAHDHTVVLIEHNMDIVMDISDTITVMQQGKVLMEGTPDAVRADPRVRAAYLGNMITGGKK; encoded by the coding sequence ATGAGCACCACGCCCATCCTGCAAGCCACTGGCATCGTCAAGCAGTACGGCAAGTTCACCGCGCTGGGCGGCGTGGATTTGCGCGTACTACCTGGCACAGTGCACTCCGTCATCGGCCCCAACGGCGCGGGCAAGACCACGCTGTTCCACATGCTCACGGGCACGCGCATGATCACCAGCGGCACCATCGTCTTCGATGGCCACGACGTGACGCGCGAGGCCGACTACCAGCGCGTGCAGCGCGGCATCGCACGGTCGTTCCAGGTGACGAGCCTGTTCCCGAGTTTGTCGGTACGCGAGAACCTGCGCCTGGCAGCGCTCGGTACCACGCCGCGTCGCGCCATGCACGGTTGGCGCTTGCCACAAGGCGATCTGGCCTGCACCGACACGGTAGACCGCGTGCTCGATCGGCTTGAGCTGCCGCGCCTGGCCGACACACCGGCCGCCGCTCTGTCGCACGGTCAGCAGCGCCGCTTGGAAGTGGGCATGGCACTGGCCGCCAACCCGCGCGCGATCTTCCTCGACGAGCCGACTTCCGGCATGGGTGTGGATGACCTGCCCGCCATGAAGGCGCTCATCCGTGGCCTGGCGCACGACCACACCGTCGTGCTGATCGAGCACAACATGGACATCGTCATGGACATCTCCGACACCATCACCGTCATGCAGCAGGGCAAGGTGTTGATGGAGGGCACGCCCGATGCTGTGCGCGCCGACCCGCGCGTGCGTGCCGCCTACCTCGGCAACATGATCACCGGAGGCAAGAAGTGA
- a CDS encoding ABC transporter ATP-binding protein, translating to MTAILDVEDLHGYYGKSHVLQGVALTVGEGELVTLLGRNGAGKSTTLKAIAGVVTPRGHVRFRGKEIAGQPAHRIAAQGLCLVPEHRGIFKLLTVEENLKLGARRDSPWQLADIYRIFPRLHERRRNGGANLSGGEQQMLAIGRALMNHPRLLMLDEPVEGLAPVIVEEIVAQLKVIKQAGVSILLVEQNLEVCTQLADRHVIIEQGRVVYTGTNDAFRADDAIKDRYLGVGLAA from the coding sequence ATGACGGCGATCCTCGACGTGGAAGACCTCCACGGCTACTACGGCAAGAGCCACGTGCTGCAGGGCGTCGCGCTCACCGTGGGCGAAGGCGAACTCGTGACGCTGCTCGGCCGCAACGGCGCGGGCAAGTCGACCACGCTCAAGGCGATTGCCGGTGTGGTGACGCCGCGCGGGCACGTGCGCTTTCGCGGCAAGGAGATCGCCGGGCAGCCCGCACATCGCATTGCCGCGCAGGGCCTGTGCTTGGTGCCGGAGCACCGCGGCATCTTCAAGCTGCTGACGGTGGAAGAGAACCTGAAGCTTGGCGCGCGGCGCGATTCGCCGTGGCAACTGGCCGACATCTATCGCATCTTCCCGCGCCTGCACGAACGGCGGCGCAACGGCGGCGCGAACCTCTCCGGCGGTGAGCAGCAGATGCTGGCCATCGGCCGCGCGCTGATGAACCACCCGCGTCTGCTGATGCTCGATGAACCGGTGGAGGGCTTGGCGCCCGTCATCGTGGAAGAGATCGTCGCGCAGTTGAAGGTGATCAAGCAGGCGGGCGTGTCCATCCTGCTGGTGGAGCAGAACCTGGAGGTCTGCACGCAACTGGCCGACCGCCACGTGATCATCGAACAGGGGCGCGTGGTCTACACCGGCACCAACGACGCCTTCCGCGCCGACGATGCGATCAAGGACCGCTACCTCGGCGTCGGTCTCGCTGCCTGA
- a CDS encoding Zn-dependent hydrolase, which yields MTTTTLDTTLRVYGARLWNTLMQQASIGATPKGGVRRLALTDLDRQGRDFFVAQAEAAGCTVRVDAIGNLFARRPGRNNALPPVMTGSHIDTQPTGGKFDGNYGVFAGIEVVRTLNDAGIETEAPIEVVVWTNEEGSRFVPVMMGSGAFIGEFTLDAVLAAQDRDGVTVGEALRSIGYAGTEAVGGRQVGAYFEAHIEQGPVLEAHATTIGVVTGALGQRWYDVVLTGMEAHAGPTPMELRRDALLPAAELVGIANRIALERPPHARATVGCLSVHPDSRNVIPGRVSMTIDLRAADDAVLSDMDAALHAAVDELRARSGIDIALKQVVYFPPQPFDATLVNAVRNGARQLGLSEMDVISGAGHDAVYLARVAPTAMIFVPCKDGISHNEIEDARPEHLEAGCNVLLHAMLQAAGR from the coding sequence ATGACAACAACCACACTCGACACGACTTTGCGCGTCTACGGCGCACGCCTCTGGAACACGCTCATGCAGCAGGCCAGTATCGGCGCCACGCCCAAGGGCGGCGTGCGCCGCCTGGCGCTGACGGATCTCGACCGCCAGGGCCGCGACTTCTTCGTCGCGCAGGCCGAAGCCGCCGGCTGCACCGTGCGCGTGGACGCCATCGGCAACCTCTTCGCGCGCCGCCCCGGCCGCAACAATGCGCTGCCGCCCGTGATGACCGGCAGCCACATCGATACGCAGCCCACCGGCGGCAAGTTCGACGGCAACTACGGCGTGTTCGCGGGCATCGAGGTGGTGCGCACGCTCAACGACGCGGGCATCGAAACCGAAGCGCCCATCGAAGTGGTTGTGTGGACCAACGAAGAGGGTTCGCGCTTTGTGCCGGTGATGATGGGCTCTGGCGCCTTCATCGGTGAGTTCACATTGGACGCCGTGCTGGCCGCGCAGGATCGCGACGGCGTGACCGTAGGCGAGGCGCTGCGCAGCATCGGCTATGCGGGGACGGAAGCGGTGGGCGGCCGGCAGGTCGGCGCGTATTTCGAAGCGCATATCGAGCAAGGCCCGGTGTTGGAAGCGCACGCCACCACCATCGGCGTGGTGACGGGCGCGCTCGGTCAGCGCTGGTATGACGTGGTCTTGACCGGCATGGAGGCGCACGCCGGGCCCACGCCGATGGAGTTGCGTCGCGATGCGCTGCTGCCTGCAGCAGAACTCGTCGGCATTGCCAACCGCATCGCACTGGAGCGTCCGCCGCATGCACGCGCCACGGTGGGCTGCCTGAGTGTGCATCCCGATTCGCGCAACGTGATCCCGGGCCGCGTATCGATGACGATCGACTTGCGTGCGGCGGACGATGCTGTGCTCTCAGACATGGATGCCGCGCTGCACGCCGCCGTGGACGAACTGCGCGCCCGCAGCGGCATCGACATCGCACTCAAGCAGGTCGTCTACTTCCCGCCGCAACCGTTTGATGCGACGTTGGTGAACGCGGTACGCAACGGCGCGCGGCAGCTTGGGTTGTCGGAGATGGACGTCATCAGCGGCGCGGGCCACGACGCGGTCTACCTCGCCCGCGTCGCACCCACTGCAATGATCTTCGTGCCATGCAAGGACGGCATCAGCCACAACGAGATCGAAGACGCCCGCCCCGAACACCTGGAAGCCGGCTGCAACGTGCTGCTGCACGCCATGCTGCAAGCTGCTGGCCGCTAA
- a CDS encoding M81 family metallopeptidase: MRILIARFNHETNTFSPVPTPLASFHPRYGADAYRAAKGTRTAAGAFIDLAEAAGAEIVVPVIAGANPSGRVAAEAYTTLCDAIVAAAAGCDALMLDLHGAMVAENSDDGEGDLLERLRAVVPDVPITVALDLHGNLTQKFIDLADIAVSFKTYPHVDMYETGEHAGRLLLDKLAGRANPVLTWRRLPMVTHTLRSRTDEGAMHRAVALAKQAEQDGMLAVSILAGFGLADIAAPCLSIVVVGNGDARAADVAAQRIADAIWADREGFVYRSEPLAESIARAAELAATPGKGPVLLLDHGDNCMSGGTCDDMHVLHEALKQGLSGIAVGPVCDPEAVAAMIEAGVGATVTLPVGDKVPLTQLGVYPVSRVLKGKVAAISDGEYIITGPTYTGQRIRMGRTALLDIGAAQVVVTETPQEHWDLGIFTHIGVDPHAARFVLLKSRMYCRPVFVPIAKAVVECDGGGVTSSDYSRFPFAALKRPVFPLDVATAS; encoded by the coding sequence ATGCGCATCCTGATCGCCCGCTTCAATCACGAGACCAACACGTTCTCGCCGGTGCCGACGCCGCTGGCGTCGTTTCATCCGCGCTATGGTGCCGACGCCTACCGTGCCGCCAAGGGCACGCGCACGGCGGCCGGCGCCTTCATCGACTTGGCCGAGGCGGCAGGCGCGGAGATCGTCGTGCCCGTCATCGCCGGGGCCAACCCGAGCGGGCGCGTGGCCGCCGAGGCATACACGACGCTGTGCGACGCTATCGTCGCGGCGGCGGCCGGGTGCGATGCGCTGATGCTCGACCTGCACGGCGCGATGGTCGCCGAGAACAGCGACGACGGTGAAGGCGATCTGCTTGAGCGTCTGCGCGCCGTGGTGCCCGATGTGCCCATTACGGTTGCGCTTGATCTGCACGGCAACCTTACACAGAAGTTCATCGACCTGGCGGACATCGCGGTCAGTTTCAAGACGTATCCGCACGTCGACATGTATGAGACGGGCGAACACGCTGGTCGGCTGTTGTTGGACAAATTGGCCGGGCGTGCGAACCCGGTGCTCACGTGGCGCCGCCTGCCGATGGTCACGCATACGCTGCGCAGCCGCACCGACGAAGGGGCCATGCACCGCGCCGTGGCGCTGGCCAAGCAGGCGGAGCAGGACGGCATGCTGGCCGTGTCGATACTCGCGGGCTTCGGGCTGGCAGACATTGCCGCGCCGTGCCTATCCATCGTGGTGGTCGGCAATGGCGATGCACGAGCCGCCGATGTCGCCGCCCAGCGCATTGCCGACGCCATCTGGGCCGACCGCGAAGGCTTTGTCTATCGCTCGGAACCGCTCGCCGAATCAATCGCCCGCGCCGCCGAGTTGGCCGCCACGCCCGGAAAGGGCCCCGTGCTGCTGCTCGACCACGGCGACAACTGCATGTCCGGCGGCACGTGTGATGACATGCACGTTCTGCACGAAGCGTTGAAGCAGGGGTTGAGTGGCATCGCCGTTGGGCCCGTGTGCGACCCCGAAGCCGTCGCCGCGATGATCGAGGCGGGTGTCGGTGCCACCGTCACGCTGCCGGTGGGCGACAAGGTGCCGCTCACGCAATTGGGCGTGTACCCGGTCTCACGTGTGTTGAAGGGCAAGGTCGCTGCCATCAGCGACGGCGAATACATCATCACCGGGCCGACCTACACCGGCCAGCGCATTCGCATGGGGCGCACGGCGCTGCTCGACATCGGCGCGGCGCAGGTGGTCGTCACCGAAACGCCGCAGGAGCATTGGGACCTCGGCATCTTCACGCACATCGGCGTGGACCCGCATGCCGCGCGCTTCGTGCTGCTGAAGTCGCGCATGTATTGCCGGCCCGTGTTCGTGCCGATTGCCAAGGCCGTGGTCGAGTGCGATGGCGGCGGTGTGACGAGTTCCGACTACAGCCGCTTTCCGTTTGCCGCGCTCAAGCGGCCGGTGTTTCCGTTGGATGTCGCGACTGCTTCGTAG
- a CDS encoding polyhydroxyalkanoate depolymerase, which yields MNMLAYPFYQWLSESLRPARAWASFSRLAMAQWPPSTEHPTGRALDAWLELLECSAITHRRPSFGIDSVEVDGQAVPVVEDAVMQTPFGTLVHFRKVTPARQPRVLVAAPLSGHFATLLRGTLRTMLADHDVYVTDWHNARDIPLSAGRFGFDEYVGHLIDFIRHIGPDAHVLAICQPTVAALSAVSLMAADNDPAQPASLTLMAGPIDCRVEPTAVNALANSKPIEWFEKNLIGVVPPGFVGEQRRVYPGFVQLSAFMSMNSDRHAQSFEELYYQRAKGDPAKANTIRAFYDEYLATCDLTAEFYLETVEKVFQQYALPRGELMVGGRLVEPAAIHRTALLTVEGEKDDICAVGQTVAAQDLCSGLPPYLKTHHVQAGVGHYGVFNGSKWEKQIYPIVRATIHDNEPFDTSTTAGDADNAHRVTLWALLNAQTSSQAVTRRRSRKMAVTN from the coding sequence ATGAACATGCTCGCGTATCCCTTCTACCAGTGGCTCTCCGAAAGCCTGCGGCCCGCGCGGGCGTGGGCCTCGTTCTCGCGGCTGGCGATGGCGCAATGGCCACCCTCGACCGAGCACCCGACTGGCCGCGCGCTCGATGCCTGGCTCGAACTGCTGGAATGCAGCGCGATCACGCACCGCCGCCCGTCATTCGGCATCGACAGCGTGGAGGTCGACGGCCAGGCGGTGCCGGTGGTGGAAGACGCCGTGATGCAAACGCCATTCGGCACCCTCGTGCATTTCCGCAAGGTCACACCCGCGAGGCAACCGCGCGTGCTGGTTGCCGCGCCCTTGTCCGGCCACTTCGCCACGCTGCTGCGGGGCACGCTGCGCACGATGCTGGCCGATCACGACGTGTATGTGACGGACTGGCATAACGCGCGCGACATTCCCCTTTCAGCCGGGCGCTTCGGCTTTGATGAATACGTCGGCCACCTGATCGACTTCATCCGCCACATCGGCCCGGACGCACACGTGCTGGCCATCTGCCAGCCGACCGTGGCCGCACTGTCGGCGGTCTCGCTCATGGCTGCTGACAACGACCCTGCGCAGCCGGCCAGCCTCACGCTCATGGCCGGCCCCATCGATTGCCGCGTGGAGCCGACTGCAGTCAACGCATTGGCCAACAGCAAGCCGATCGAATGGTTCGAGAAGAACCTGATCGGCGTCGTGCCGCCCGGCTTTGTGGGCGAGCAGCGCCGCGTGTATCCGGGCTTCGTGCAGTTGAGCGCGTTCATGTCGATGAATTCGGATCGCCACGCGCAGTCGTTTGAAGAGCTGTACTACCAGCGCGCCAAGGGCGACCCTGCCAAGGCAAACACGATCCGCGCCTTCTACGACGAATACCTCGCCACATGCGACCTCACCGCCGAGTTCTATCTGGAAACGGTCGAGAAGGTGTTTCAGCAATACGCACTGCCGCGCGGCGAGTTGATGGTCGGCGGCCGGCTGGTTGAGCCGGCGGCAATCCATCGCACCGCTCTGCTGACGGTCGAGGGCGAGAAGGACGACATCTGCGCGGTCGGGCAAACCGTGGCCGCGCAAGACCTGTGCTCGGGGCTGCCGCCGTATCTGAAGACACACCACGTGCAGGCCGGTGTGGGGCACTACGGCGTGTTCAACGGCAGCAAATGGGAAAAGCAGATCTACCCGATTGTGCGCGCCACTATCCACGACAACGAGCCCTTCGATACCAGCACCACCGCCGGCGACGCAGACAACGCCCACCGCGTCACGCTGTGGGCGCTGCTCAATGCACAAACGTCGAGCCAGGCCGTCACGCGCAGGCGCTCGCGCAAGATGGCGGTCACGAACTGA
- a CDS encoding glutathione S-transferase family protein, whose translation MKSADLATLTISSRNYSSWSMRGWLLAKLSGLPFETVSVPIDASSRAELLLLSPSILVPCLTHEGRKVWDVLAIAEYLNELSPQAKLLPADRHARAHCRAICGEMHSGFSALRSALPMNLRAHFPGFRIWSRAQHDIERITLIWRECLAQYGGPWLFGEISMADAMYAPVVMRFLTYDAKLDPEIAEYCMRVLAHPHVAEWIAGAKAEKEDIDELDMEF comes from the coding sequence ATGAAATCCGCCGACCTGGCCACGCTCACCATCAGCAGTCGCAATTATTCGTCGTGGTCGATGCGCGGCTGGCTGCTTGCCAAGCTGAGCGGCCTGCCGTTCGAGACGGTGAGTGTGCCGATCGACGCCTCATCGCGTGCGGAATTGCTGCTGCTGTCACCATCGATTCTGGTGCCGTGCCTCACGCACGAGGGCCGCAAGGTGTGGGACGTGCTGGCGATTGCCGAATACCTCAACGAACTCTCGCCCCAGGCCAAACTGCTGCCCGCCGACCGACATGCCCGCGCACACTGCCGCGCGATCTGCGGCGAGATGCATTCGGGCTTCAGCGCACTGCGCTCCGCACTGCCGATGAACTTGCGCGCACATTTTCCCGGCTTCCGCATTTGGTCGCGCGCGCAGCACGACATCGAGCGGATCACGCTCATCTGGCGCGAGTGCCTCGCACAGTACGGCGGCCCCTGGCTGTTTGGCGAGATCAGCATGGCCGACGCGATGTATGCGCCCGTCGTCATGCGATTCCTGACCTATGACGCCAAGCTCGATCCGGAGATCGCCGAGTACTGCATGCGCGTGCTCGCCCACCCGCACGTTGCCGAATGGATTGCCGGGGCAAAGGCGGAGAAGGAAGATATTGATGAGTTGGATATGGAGTTCTAG
- a CDS encoding NAD(P)/FAD-dependent oxidoreductase — MRFDTIVLGAGIVGVSVAVHLQQRGRAVALVDRRAPGFETSFGNAGLIQREGVYPYAFPRDLPTLLRYASNTSADVHYHLGDLPRLLPFLWRYWRNSHPGRHAAIARAYAPLIAHSVTEHRALAEAAGATDLIRPSGWIKVFRNAATQDEETRTVERWQREYGVAFETLDPARLRTVEPHLDPSLLGGLRYTEADSVSDPNALVTAYANYFEQIGGQLFEGDANSLTSNAPWLVRSKEGELRADNVVIAMGPWADVVTSRLGYSLPLAVKRGYHMHYAPTAGTQLNHPVLDADGGYVLAPMARGIRLTTGAELAHRDAPKTPVQLEAVEPVARKLFPLAERVDAEPWMGARPCTPDMLPIIGQAPHHPSMWFAFGHAHHGLTLGPITGRLIAEMMTGETPTVDVRPFRAERFWDSAR, encoded by the coding sequence ATGCGCTTTGACACCATCGTGCTGGGCGCCGGCATCGTCGGCGTATCGGTGGCGGTGCACCTGCAGCAGCGCGGGCGCGCCGTCGCGCTGGTTGACCGCCGGGCACCGGGCTTTGAGACGTCGTTCGGCAACGCCGGGCTGATCCAGCGCGAGGGCGTCTATCCGTATGCCTTCCCACGCGATCTGCCGACGCTGCTGCGCTACGCAAGCAATACGTCGGCAGACGTGCATTACCACCTGGGCGATCTGCCCAGATTGCTGCCGTTTCTGTGGCGCTACTGGCGCAACTCGCACCCCGGTCGGCATGCCGCCATCGCGCGGGCATATGCGCCGCTCATCGCGCATAGTGTGACCGAACATCGCGCGTTGGCGGAAGCTGCCGGCGCCACGGACCTGATCCGCCCGAGCGGCTGGATCAAGGTCTTCCGCAACGCGGCTACGCAGGACGAGGAAACCCGCACCGTCGAGCGCTGGCAGCGCGAATACGGTGTCGCCTTTGAAACGCTCGACCCCGCACGCCTGCGCACGGTTGAACCGCATCTGGACCCATCGCTACTGGGTGGCCTGCGCTACACGGAAGCCGATTCCGTGAGCGACCCCAACGCGCTGGTAACAGCGTATGCAAACTATTTCGAGCAGATCGGCGGCCAGTTGTTTGAAGGCGATGCGAACTCGCTCACAAGCAACGCACCGTGGCTGGTGCGCAGCAAGGAAGGCGAACTGCGCGCCGACAACGTCGTCATCGCCATGGGCCCGTGGGCGGACGTGGTCACCTCGCGCCTGGGCTATAGCCTGCCGCTGGCGGTCAAGCGCGGCTACCACATGCACTACGCGCCCACAGCGGGCACGCAGTTGAACCACCCGGTGCTCGATGCCGACGGCGGCTATGTGCTGGCGCCGATGGCGCGCGGCATTCGCCTGACCACAGGCGCGGAACTCGCGCACCGTGATGCGCCGAAGACGCCCGTGCAGCTGGAAGCCGTCGAGCCCGTCGCGCGCAAGCTCTTCCCGCTGGCCGAGCGCGTGGATGCGGAGCCGTGGATGGGCGCCCGCCCCTGCACGCCCGACATGCTGCCGATCATCGGGCAGGCACCGCACCACCCGAGCATGTGGTTTGCGTTTGGCCATGCCCACCACGGCCTGACGTTGGGCCCCATCACCGGGCGATTAATTGCGGAAATGATGACGGGCGAAACACCGACCGTGGATGTTCGCCCGTTCCGGGCAGAACGCTTCTGGGATTCGGCGCGCTAG
- a CDS encoding RidA family protein: MSDIQRFHTNARMSQIVIANGIVHLAGQVPDAAFDFKSVTEQTNNILGRIDALLAEAGVDKTRLISANIWLTDAKHFAELNAAWEAWVPAGHAPTRACVQSGLMRPGIDVEIAVTALAKG, translated from the coding sequence ATGTCCGACATCCAACGCTTCCACACCAACGCCCGCATGAGCCAGATCGTGATCGCCAACGGCATCGTGCATCTGGCAGGCCAAGTGCCCGACGCTGCGTTCGACTTCAAGTCCGTCACCGAGCAGACCAACAACATCCTCGGCCGCATCGATGCGCTGCTGGCCGAAGCCGGTGTCGACAAGACGCGCCTGATCTCGGCCAACATCTGGCTGACCGACGCCAAGCACTTTGCCGAGCTGAACGCCGCGTGGGAAGCCTGGGTGCCAGCCGGCCACGCGCCCACGCGCGCCTGCGTGCAGTCGGGCCTGATGCGCCCGGGCATTGACGTGGAGATCGCCGTCACGGCGCTGGCCAAGGGCTAA
- the mqo gene encoding malate dehydrogenase (quinone): MIKAIRRVVSAVVVCLVTVSAHADEAKKVDVLLVGGGIMSSTLGVWLHELEPSWSMTMVERLDGVAMESSNGWNNAGTGHSALAELNYTPEKPDGKIDISKAIEINESFQISRQFWAWQVRNGVLKNPHAFINSTPHMSFVWGDTNVRYLKKRYEALQASPLFRGMQYSEDFDQISKWVPLMMEGRDRSQKVAATWMPVGTDVNFGEITRQFVGYLQSQPNFSLSLSSEVREIKRNADGTWHVSYVNLKSGAQQDIDAKFVFIGAGGGALKLLQASGIPEARDYGAFPVGGSFLVTDNPEVVKRHLAKAYGKASVGSPPMSVPHLDTRVLDGKRIILFGPFATFSTKFLKNGSYLDLMRSTNTHNVMPMMHVGVDEFPLVEYLAGQLMLSDDDRFNALKEYFPNAKKEDWRLWQAGQRVQIIKRDEAKGGVLKLGTEIVASKDGTIAGLLGASPGASTAAPIMLSVLEKVFKDKVATPAWQQKIRQIVPSYGTKLNDSPAKVYEEWANTSEVLQLNPPPQIDLHVAPAAKPAAPQPAKAAAEMAL, encoded by the coding sequence GTGATCAAAGCAATACGAAGGGTCGTATCAGCGGTCGTGGTGTGCCTGGTGACGGTGTCCGCGCACGCAGATGAGGCCAAGAAGGTCGATGTGCTGCTGGTGGGCGGCGGCATCATGAGTTCGACGCTGGGTGTCTGGCTGCACGAGTTGGAGCCGAGCTGGTCGATGACGATGGTGGAACGCCTCGATGGCGTTGCCATGGAAAGCTCCAACGGCTGGAACAACGCTGGCACCGGCCACTCCGCGCTGGCCGAGCTGAACTACACGCCAGAGAAGCCGGACGGCAAGATCGATATCTCGAAGGCCATCGAGATCAACGAATCGTTCCAGATCTCGCGCCAGTTCTGGGCGTGGCAGGTCAGGAACGGCGTGCTGAAGAACCCGCACGCGTTCATCAATTCCACCCCGCACATGAGTTTTGTGTGGGGCGACACAAACGTTCGCTATCTCAAGAAGCGCTACGAGGCACTGCAGGCGAGCCCGCTGTTCCGCGGCATGCAGTACTCGGAAGACTTCGACCAGATCAGCAAGTGGGTGCCGCTGATGATGGAAGGGCGTGACCGCTCACAGAAGGTGGCGGCTACGTGGATGCCAGTGGGCACCGACGTGAACTTTGGCGAGATCACGCGCCAGTTTGTCGGCTATCTGCAAAGCCAGCCGAACTTCTCGCTGTCGCTCTCCAGCGAGGTGCGCGAGATCAAGCGCAATGCCGATGGCACGTGGCACGTGTCGTACGTCAACCTGAAGTCGGGCGCGCAGCAGGACATTGATGCGAAGTTCGTCTTCATCGGCGCGGGCGGTGGCGCACTCAAGCTGCTGCAGGCATCGGGCATTCCGGAAGCGCGCGACTATGGCGCCTTCCCGGTGGGCGGCTCATTCCTCGTCACCGACAACCCCGAGGTGGTGAAGCGCCATCTGGCGAAGGCGTATGGCAAGGCGTCGGTCGGTTCGCCGCCGATGTCGGTGCCGCACCTGGATACGCGCGTGCTCGACGGCAAGCGCATCATCCTGTTCGGGCCGTTTGCGACGTTCTCGACCAAGTTCCTGAAGAACGGCTCGTATCTGGACTTGATGCGCAGCACGAACACCCACAACGTCATGCCGATGATGCACGTGGGTGTGGACGAGTTTCCGCTGGTCGAATACCTGGCGGGCCAGCTGATGCTGTCGGACGACGACCGCTTCAACGCGCTGAAGGAATACTTCCCGAACGCGAAGAAGGAAGACTGGCGCCTGTGGCAAGCCGGTCAGCGCGTGCAGATCATCAAGCGCGACGAGGCCAAGGGCGGCGTGCTCAAGCTCGGCACCGAGATCGTCGCGTCGAAGGACGGCACCATCGCGGGTCTGCTCGGCGCATCGCCGGGTGCATCGACTGCGGCGCCGATCATGCTGAGCGTGCTGGAGAAGGTGTTCAAGGACAAGGTGGCCACGCCGGCCTGGCAGCAGAAGATCCGCCAGATCGTGCCGAGCTACGGCACCAAGCTGAACGACAGCCCAGCCAAGGTCTACGAAGAGTGGGCGAACACCAGCGAAGTGCTGCAGCTCAACCCGCCGCCGCAGATTGACCTGCACGTGGCGCCAGCCGCCAAACCCGCTGCACCGCAACCCGCCAAGGCAGCAGCAGAGATGGCGCTGTAA